In Tepidamorphus gemmatus, one genomic interval encodes:
- a CDS encoding AMP-dependent synthetase/ligase: protein MSFHVIRAEPVETARTSQGRTLPQLLADNARDFPERAALKSKRAGIWRSKTWRQVHDEVRGVARGLAACGLKRGEVLAFISENIEEQFIYELAAQSIGAITVSVYPDATVDELGYALAHSRAAMVLGEDQEQVDKILACLPATPAIRRIVFVDGRGLWDYAEPRLIADRDLRKAGTEHESDAWVDAEIARGRQDDVAVYCYTSGTTGRPKAAMLSHAFVLDNAYRLMGALDVRPGGNYLSYISPAWAAEQFFGIALPLLAPMVVHFAEKPETIQRDLREIGPQFLMFTPRQWEMQASDVEARMMDAGPWRRRLYHWGLRQGLARMRGEGGAIHRLVVWPLADQLVLKGIRDLLGLTRARAVLSGGSGLSAELFERFRAFGVPLGNLYGSSELGLISTHRPGSNNPGTMGSFMPSDPTITGPMQGWVDEKGQLRLKVLAFSGYLDDADATRAMGRAEEGYETGDAVRVDETGELIFLDRLKDLRRLKGGQTYPPQFIENHLRAASMIRDAIVIGDETRDRVVALVNIDAQIAGRFAEMQGLAFGTFPELSQLPAIRAEVARVIERVNALVDPGARVTAFANLPKELDADEAELTRSRKLRREHIHARYAAMIEALYRGDDTLTTEIEVKYQDGSTSLLKAEVALNRIEAGQ from the coding sequence ATGAGCTTCCATGTCATCCGCGCCGAGCCGGTCGAGACCGCCCGCACCTCGCAGGGCCGCACCCTGCCGCAGCTTCTCGCCGACAATGCCCGAGACTTTCCCGAACGGGCGGCGCTCAAGTCGAAGCGGGCCGGTATCTGGCGCTCGAAGACCTGGCGCCAGGTTCATGACGAGGTGCGCGGTGTCGCGCGCGGCCTTGCCGCCTGCGGCCTGAAGCGCGGCGAGGTGCTTGCCTTCATCTCCGAGAACATCGAGGAGCAGTTCATCTACGAGCTCGCCGCCCAGTCGATCGGCGCCATCACCGTCTCGGTCTATCCGGACGCGACTGTGGACGAGCTCGGCTATGCGCTTGCCCATTCGCGCGCGGCAATGGTGCTCGGCGAGGATCAGGAGCAGGTCGACAAGATCCTCGCGTGCCTGCCTGCGACGCCCGCGATCCGTCGCATCGTCTTCGTGGACGGGCGCGGCCTCTGGGACTACGCCGAGCCCCGGCTGATCGCCGACCGCGACCTGCGCAAGGCCGGGACGGAACATGAGTCCGACGCCTGGGTGGATGCCGAGATCGCCCGAGGCCGCCAGGACGACGTCGCCGTCTACTGCTACACCTCGGGCACCACCGGGCGACCCAAGGCGGCAATGCTGTCGCACGCCTTCGTGCTCGACAACGCCTACCGTCTGATGGGCGCGCTCGATGTCCGGCCCGGCGGCAACTACCTCTCGTATATCTCGCCGGCCTGGGCAGCCGAACAGTTCTTCGGCATTGCCCTGCCGCTGCTCGCACCCATGGTCGTCCACTTTGCCGAGAAGCCCGAGACGATCCAGCGCGACCTGCGCGAGATCGGGCCGCAGTTCCTCATGTTCACGCCGCGCCAGTGGGAGATGCAGGCCTCCGACGTCGAGGCGCGGATGATGGACGCCGGTCCCTGGCGCCGACGCCTCTACCACTGGGGTCTCCGCCAGGGTCTGGCACGGATGCGCGGCGAGGGCGGCGCGATCCATCGTCTTGTCGTCTGGCCGCTGGCGGATCAGCTGGTGCTCAAGGGCATCCGCGACCTGCTCGGGCTGACCCGGGCGCGCGCCGTGCTGTCGGGCGGATCGGGTCTGTCGGCCGAACTGTTCGAGCGCTTCCGCGCCTTCGGCGTACCGCTCGGCAACCTCTACGGATCCTCCGAACTCGGCCTGATCTCGACCCACAGGCCCGGCAGCAACAACCCGGGCACAATGGGCTCGTTCATGCCCTCCGACCCGACCATCACCGGCCCGATGCAGGGCTGGGTCGACGAGAAGGGCCAGCTGCGCCTCAAGGTTCTCGCCTTCTCCGGCTATCTCGACGATGCCGATGCGACGCGCGCGATGGGCCGGGCGGAGGAGGGCTACGAGACGGGCGATGCGGTGCGCGTCGACGAGACTGGCGAACTGATCTTCCTCGACCGGCTGAAGGACCTGCGCCGGCTCAAGGGCGGACAGACCTATCCGCCGCAGTTCATCGAGAACCATCTGCGCGCTGCCTCGATGATCCGCGATGCCATCGTCATCGGCGACGAGACCCGCGACAGGGTCGTGGCGCTCGTCAACATCGACGCCCAGATTGCCGGCCGCTTCGCCGAGATGCAGGGGCTCGCCTTCGGCACGTTCCCCGAGCTGAGCCAGCTGCCGGCCATCCGCGCCGAGGTCGCCAGGGTGATCGAGCGGGTCAACGCGCTGGTCGATCCCGGCGCCCGCGTCACCGCCTTCGCCAACCTGCCCAAGGAGCTCGACGCCGACGAGGCCGAGCTGACCCGTTCCCGCAAGCTGCGCCGCGAGCACATCCATGCCCGCTACGCGGCGATGATCGAGGCCCTGTACCGGGGCGACGACACGCTGACCACCGAGATTGAGGTCAAGTACCAGGACGGCTCGACGAGCCTGCTGAAGGCCGAGGTGGCGCTCAACCGCATCGAGGCAGGACAATGA
- a CDS encoding ABC transporter ATP-binding protein: MGLTLSNVDVVYGGVIQVLRSTNLEVPDGQMVVLLGSNGAGKTTTLKAISGLLHADLGEVTAGRISFDGEDITNGDPYEIFGRGIVQVLEGRKVLEHLTVEQNLMVGAHRRADQKAVKADLDRVFHYFPRLPALMKRTAGYLSGGEMQMLLIGRALMARPKLLILDEPSMGLAPILVEQLFQIIGRIRREEGLTVLLVEQNARAAIAQCDYGYVMDGGRIVLHGPRAQLESNQDVQEFYLGFSGEDRRRNFREVKHYRRRKRWLG; the protein is encoded by the coding sequence ATGGGATTGACCCTGAGCAATGTCGACGTGGTCTATGGCGGCGTCATCCAGGTGCTGCGCTCGACCAATCTGGAGGTGCCGGACGGACAGATGGTGGTGCTGCTCGGCTCCAACGGCGCCGGCAAGACCACGACGCTCAAGGCGATCTCCGGCCTGCTCCACGCCGATCTTGGCGAGGTGACCGCCGGGCGGATCAGCTTCGACGGCGAGGACATCACCAATGGCGATCCCTACGAGATCTTCGGTCGCGGGATCGTCCAGGTGCTCGAGGGTCGCAAGGTGCTTGAGCATCTCACGGTCGAGCAGAACCTGATGGTCGGCGCCCATCGCCGCGCCGACCAGAAGGCGGTGAAGGCCGATCTCGACCGGGTCTTCCACTACTTCCCGCGCCTGCCTGCGCTGATGAAGCGGACCGCCGGCTATCTGTCCGGCGGCGAGATGCAGATGCTGCTGATCGGCCGTGCGCTGATGGCCAGGCCGAAGCTCCTGATCCTCGACGAACCGTCGATGGGGCTGGCGCCGATCCTTGTCGAGCAGCTGTTCCAGATCATCGGCCGGATCCGCCGCGAGGAGGGTCTGACCGTGCTCCTTGTCGAGCAGAACGCGCGCGCGGCAATCGCCCAGTGCGACTACGGCTACGTGATGGACGGCGGCCGGATCGTGCTGCACGGTCCACGCGCCCAGCTCGAGTCCAACCAGGACGTCCAGGAATTCTACCTCGGCTTCTCCGGCGAGGACCGCCGCCGGAATTTTCGCGAGGTCAAGCACTACCGCCGGCGCAAGCGGTGGCTGGGATGA
- a CDS encoding branched-chain amino acid ABC transporter permease, with the protein MLPTGIHFERYAAEARILKTRRAQIWAAALVVLLLVMPQFAGNYLLGVFTHMFITLMAVYGLFATVGMAGQINIAQSAFVGIGAFAAAKLSGYGLPVFVVVPLAAVITGLVSILFALPAARVKGFYLALTTLAAQVMFPIIILALPSSWLGGLVGMPVEPLRIAGIRLSSPTQLYYFALILVAILTVAAFNLPRSRFGRALMAVRDNDIVAEVMGIPVLKMKILAFFAGSLFAGVAGACTAYFLQFVTVDSFTLFDSVWYLGMLIVGGIHSPVGAILGVVFITAVQEGLHWGATAILHAGGAASGGMLFALTSVALGAAILIALIFEPRGLAHRWAVLRAAFQLWPFPRN; encoded by the coding sequence ATGCTGCCGACCGGAATCCATTTCGAGCGCTACGCCGCAGAGGCGCGCATTCTGAAGACCCGCCGCGCGCAGATCTGGGCGGCAGCCCTCGTCGTGCTGCTGCTGGTCATGCCGCAGTTCGCCGGCAACTACCTGCTCGGCGTGTTCACCCACATGTTCATCACGCTGATGGCGGTCTACGGGCTGTTCGCCACCGTCGGCATGGCCGGCCAGATCAACATCGCGCAGTCGGCCTTCGTCGGCATCGGCGCCTTTGCCGCCGCCAAGCTGTCCGGCTACGGGCTCCCGGTCTTCGTGGTGGTGCCGCTCGCCGCCGTCATCACCGGGCTCGTCTCGATCCTGTTCGCGCTGCCGGCCGCGCGGGTGAAGGGCTTCTACCTGGCTCTGACCACGCTTGCCGCCCAGGTGATGTTCCCGATCATCATCCTGGCGCTGCCGTCGAGCTGGCTCGGCGGACTCGTCGGCATGCCGGTCGAGCCGCTGCGCATCGCCGGGATCCGGCTGTCGAGCCCGACGCAGCTCTACTATTTCGCGCTGATCCTCGTCGCCATCCTCACGGTTGCCGCCTTCAACCTGCCGCGCTCGCGCTTCGGCCGCGCGCTGATGGCGGTGCGCGACAACGACATCGTCGCCGAGGTGATGGGCATCCCGGTGCTGAAGATGAAGATCCTCGCCTTCTTCGCCGGATCGCTGTTCGCCGGTGTCGCGGGTGCCTGCACCGCGTATTTCCTCCAGTTCGTGACGGTGGACAGCTTCACCCTGTTCGACTCGGTCTGGTACCTCGGCATGCTGATCGTCGGCGGCATCCACAGCCCGGTCGGTGCCATCCTCGGTGTCGTCTTCATCACGGCTGTGCAGGAGGGCCTGCACTGGGGCGCGACCGCGATCCTGCACGCCGGCGGTGCCGCCAGCGGCGGCATGCTGTTCGCGCTGACCTCGGTGGCGCTCGGCGCCGCCATCCTCATCGCCCTGATCTTCGAGCCGCGCGGCCTCGCACACCGATGGGCGGTGCTGCGGGCCGCGTTCCAGCTCTGGCCGTTCCCCCGCAACTGA
- a CDS encoding branched-chain amino acid ABC transporter permease, whose amino-acid sequence MIKLIQILIEGALVGLVYGLVAISFVVIYRASRIINLAQGEVLVFGALFLWTFTLGLRSIGYEMPLLVAIALTIGACVAFGVGLERFVFRPLIGQPAFAIFMASIALLILLRGTAQLIWTAETRSFPVILPEGAFNLGPFLINTRLMIGGLFTVALTMALHLFFTRSRRGLRLAAVAEDHNTALSLGISVRAAIAIAWILGAIVATCGAVVLLSGRIVSLEVAHIGFKALPVALLGGLESIRGAPLAGIIIGVGEALAMTYLDPHTNGAASGILPYLVMVAVVLIRPQGLFGWKKIERL is encoded by the coding sequence ATGATCAAGCTGATCCAGATCCTCATCGAAGGTGCGCTCGTCGGCCTGGTCTACGGGCTCGTCGCGATCTCCTTCGTCGTCATCTACCGCGCCTCCCGCATCATCAACCTGGCCCAGGGCGAGGTGCTGGTGTTCGGCGCGCTGTTCCTGTGGACCTTCACGCTCGGGCTCAGGTCCATCGGCTACGAGATGCCGCTGCTGGTTGCCATCGCCCTGACCATCGGCGCCTGCGTGGCCTTCGGCGTCGGACTCGAGCGCTTCGTCTTCCGCCCGCTGATCGGCCAGCCGGCCTTCGCGATCTTCATGGCCTCGATCGCATTGCTGATCCTGCTGCGCGGCACCGCACAGCTGATCTGGACCGCCGAGACCCGCTCCTTCCCGGTCATCCTGCCCGAGGGCGCCTTCAATCTTGGCCCGTTCCTGATCAACACGCGGCTCATGATCGGCGGCCTGTTCACCGTCGCGCTGACCATGGCCCTGCATCTGTTCTTCACCCGTTCCAGACGCGGCCTCCGGCTCGCGGCGGTCGCCGAGGACCACAACACCGCGCTGTCGCTCGGCATCTCGGTGCGCGCGGCGATCGCCATCGCCTGGATCCTCGGCGCGATCGTCGCGACCTGCGGCGCGGTGGTGCTGCTGTCCGGCCGCATCGTCTCGCTGGAGGTCGCCCATATCGGCTTCAAGGCCCTGCCCGTCGCCCTGCTGGGCGGGCTCGAGTCGATCCGCGGCGCACCGCTGGCCGGCATCATCATCGGCGTCGGCGAGGCGCTCGCCATGACCTATCTCGACCCCCACACCAACGGCGCGGCCTCCGGCATCCTGCCCTACCTGGTCATGGTCGCCGTCGTGCTGATCCGTCCGCAGGGCCTGTTCGGCTGGAAGAAGATCGAGAGGCTCTGA
- a CDS encoding ABC transporter substrate-binding protein, with translation MTLRRTALAAAFLAATALPAASAEYVMSASADYSGPFADVMPNAMSGINTIVDWWNREVGEGLGVKVNVKIYDMRYDPAVIARTWPSILASDKPILHLGFGSPDLTTLMKRLPDDKVPMLIGTAMVGLVWTPDGWHYSIRPTYSHEFAGLFAHLQERKGDKLRIGAVSTQTLAGFVDQVNGIKHLAETYPDRFELVDTQWVEASPVSVTSNVRALAEKEPDVLLVGGTTAQVIAVAKALQELGLDIPIVMSTHNGLAEVSKGISLSELEGSMSAFSFAAPGKAELPIRDVFEANKKDGEWGTITAQSAAQAILALRVLEKAIETVGADNVTGEAMRQALLDGTFTEADLLGALPTVDFDTSAPFPIGKIKSTAEIVVGGEIKPLGEDWMDVPELTKW, from the coding sequence ATGACCCTGAGACGAACGGCACTCGCGGCGGCCTTCCTTGCCGCCACCGCCCTGCCGGCGGCATCCGCCGAATACGTGATGAGCGCCAGCGCCGACTATTCCGGCCCCTTCGCCGATGTGATGCCGAACGCCATGTCGGGCATCAACACCATCGTCGACTGGTGGAACAGGGAGGTCGGCGAAGGCCTCGGCGTCAAGGTGAACGTCAAGATCTATGACATGCGCTACGATCCGGCGGTGATCGCGCGCACCTGGCCGTCGATCCTGGCCTCCGACAAGCCGATCCTGCATCTCGGTTTCGGATCGCCCGACCTCACCACGCTGATGAAGCGTCTTCCCGACGACAAGGTGCCGATGCTGATCGGCACGGCGATGGTCGGCCTCGTGTGGACGCCCGACGGCTGGCACTACTCGATCCGACCGACCTACAGCCACGAGTTCGCCGGCCTGTTCGCCCATCTCCAGGAAAGGAAGGGCGACAAGCTCAGGATCGGTGCCGTCTCGACCCAGACGCTGGCCGGCTTCGTCGATCAGGTGAACGGCATCAAGCATCTCGCCGAGACCTATCCGGACCGCTTCGAGCTGGTCGATACCCAGTGGGTCGAAGCCTCCCCCGTTTCGGTGACGAGCAATGTCCGCGCCCTGGCCGAGAAGGAGCCCGACGTGCTGCTGGTCGGCGGCACGACAGCCCAGGTGATCGCGGTCGCCAAGGCGCTGCAGGAGCTGGGCCTCGACATCCCGATCGTCATGTCGACCCACAACGGTCTTGCCGAAGTGTCGAAGGGAATCAGCCTGTCGGAGCTCGAGGGCTCGATGTCGGCGTTCTCGTTCGCCGCGCCCGGAAAGGCCGAGTTGCCGATCCGCGACGTGTTCGAAGCCAACAAGAAGGATGGCGAATGGGGCACCATCACCGCCCAGTCCGCGGCCCAGGCGATCCTCGCGCTGCGCGTCCTCGAGAAGGCGATCGAGACCGTCGGCGCCGACAACGTCACCGGCGAGGCGATGCGTCAGGCGCTGCTGGACGGGACCTTCACCGAGGCCGACCTGCTCGGCGCCCTGCCGACCGTCGACTTCGACACCTCCGCGCCCTTCCCCATCGGCAAGATCAAGTCGACCGCCGAGATCGTGGTCGGCGGCGAGATCAAGCCGCTCGGCGAGGACTGGATGGACGTGCCCGAGCTGACCAAGTGGTGA
- a CDS encoding carboxyl transferase domain-containing protein: MAVLESRCDVNDPAFRENRRVYDGLIADLQAKYQWALGGGGEKMIARHHARGKILVRERIDLLVDPMTPFLELSPLAAWGLYDNSLPSAGIVTGIGTIRGVTCVIIANDATVKGGSFFKETVRKHIRAQDIAIENRLPVVYLVDCGGANLQNLEDVFPDQEHFGGTFYRQCRMSAEGLPQLAAVFGECTAGGAYIPALADEFVMVAGNASVHLGGPQIVKAAIKEIVDRDRLGGAFMHATVSGVSDHYAADEREAIAKLRDMVGALSFPQRLHGDIRPPRPPLYDPAEIPGIVGADLSRPFDQREIVARIVDGSEFHEFKPLYGDTLLCGFAHIEGLPVGIIANNGVLFSESTLKAVHFIELCDQRHVPLLFLQNTTGFMVGSDAERGGISKHSAKLVYAVSNTRVPRYTLVTGGSYGAGNYGMSGRGFRPRFMFMWPNARLGGMNPDVGSSVLMDLRRASISRNPATEEELAAYEAELRAMFETKSDPYYCTARIWDDGIIDPRDTRTVLALCLAVGAMQPPQPGPRPVYRM; the protein is encoded by the coding sequence ATGGCCGTGCTTGAGAGCCGCTGTGACGTCAACGATCCAGCCTTCCGCGAGAACCGGCGGGTCTATGACGGGCTGATCGCCGACCTGCAGGCAAAATACCAATGGGCGCTGGGCGGCGGCGGCGAGAAGATGATCGCCCGCCATCATGCCCGCGGCAAGATCCTGGTGCGCGAGCGCATCGACCTGCTGGTCGATCCGATGACGCCATTCCTCGAACTGTCGCCGCTGGCGGCGTGGGGGCTCTATGACAACTCGCTGCCGTCGGCCGGCATCGTCACCGGCATCGGCACCATCCGGGGCGTCACCTGCGTCATCATCGCCAACGATGCCACGGTGAAGGGCGGATCGTTCTTCAAGGAAACCGTCCGCAAGCACATCCGTGCCCAGGATATTGCCATCGAGAACCGCCTCCCGGTCGTCTATCTGGTCGATTGCGGCGGCGCCAACCTGCAGAACCTCGAGGACGTCTTCCCTGATCAGGAGCATTTCGGCGGCACCTTCTACCGCCAGTGCCGCATGTCCGCCGAGGGCCTGCCGCAGCTTGCCGCGGTGTTCGGCGAATGCACCGCCGGCGGCGCCTACATCCCTGCGCTGGCCGACGAGTTCGTCATGGTCGCCGGCAACGCCTCGGTCCATCTCGGCGGTCCGCAGATCGTCAAGGCGGCGATCAAGGAGATCGTCGACCGCGACCGGCTCGGCGGCGCCTTCATGCACGCGACCGTTTCCGGCGTGTCCGACCACTATGCCGCCGACGAGCGCGAGGCGATCGCAAAGCTGCGCGACATGGTCGGTGCGCTAAGCTTCCCGCAGCGCCTCCATGGCGACATCCGCCCTCCCCGCCCGCCGCTCTATGATCCCGCCGAGATCCCGGGCATCGTCGGCGCCGACCTGTCGCGCCCCTTCGACCAGCGTGAGATCGTCGCCCGCATCGTCGACGGCAGCGAGTTCCACGAGTTCAAGCCGCTCTACGGCGATACCCTGCTGTGCGGCTTCGCCCACATCGAGGGGCTGCCGGTCGGCATCATCGCCAACAACGGCGTGCTGTTCTCGGAAAGCACGCTGAAGGCCGTCCACTTCATCGAGCTGTGTGACCAGCGCCACGTTCCGCTGTTGTTCCTGCAGAACACCACCGGCTTCATGGTCGGCTCGGACGCCGAGCGCGGCGGCATCTCCAAGCATTCGGCCAAGCTCGTCTATGCCGTCTCCAACACCCGGGTGCCGCGCTACACCCTGGTCACCGGCGGCTCCTACGGTGCCGGCAATTACGGCATGAGCGGACGCGGCTTCCGGCCCCGCTTCATGTTCATGTGGCCGAATGCCCGACTCGGCGGGATGAACCCGGATGTCGGCTCCTCGGTGCTGATGGACCTGCGTCGGGCCTCCATCTCGCGCAATCCCGCCACCGAGGAGGAGCTGGCCGCCTACGAGGCGGAGCTGCGCGCGATGTTCGAGACCAAATCCGATCCCTACTACTGCACCGCCCGCATCTGGGACGACGGCATCATCGACCCGCGCGATACCCGCACCGTGCTGGCGCTTTGCCTGGCGGTCGGAGCGATGCAGCCGCCGCAACCGGGCCCGCGCCCCGTCTACAGGATGTGA